DNA from Daucus carota subsp. sativus chromosome 1, DH1 v3.0, whole genome shotgun sequence:
ttttcGTGGATTATAATATCGTAAATTTTGctcattcaaatatttaatcctCGCATTTTTATGTTGCATCTTTACATGTGGCATTAACCTCAACTTAGAGAAAGGGGACGACAGCGATGCAAGTAATTTCAGTATCATACATTTTTCCGATTTCTCATATTGAATAAAGTAACGTCGGATTAAGTTTGATCAGATCAATGAATGCGTCCCCCGATAtcagtcattattattatattataattatataatttaattaatttttatggattaatatatttttatttgcatgATTAGTCTTTGTAGCcatgtttttgaaaatttgtatgcacttaacttatttatgaaataatataaattattaaattcaatagaGCATGTCGTAAAAGTATACATTTGTAAATATTCACTCATCTAAACaaaatattatgtatttaaaaaaataaatatatttgatttttatatctattttcaaCCACTgacataatgaaaattttgtcctaataaattataaagtcattgtgaaatttttaaaattggtcataacttaattaattttatattgtttctatcactgtaattatatatttatacttataattACGATATTTATTTGGAtgagtataaatttaattttacaaaataggaaatatttaattttatctcgTATAATACTCGAAAAATCATGTACGAcacgtaatacatgttaatgaggagattgtattttttcaatcaagtaaataaaaaactCGTTCTAATCGTCATATTATTAGTCGTAAAttagttctttttttttgattGGCTAACGTCATATTGGTTCCTAATATAGCTCcttttttgtaattgtttaacTACATATTGGTTAAAATTTAGTAGAAGGAAAGTGTAAAATTTAGTAGAAAGAAAGTAGAATAAGAGAtattattggtctaaaatttaggaacaaATTCTGATTGGTTCTAAAATAACtcttttttctgattggttctTAAAATAGCTTTTCTTTTGTGATTGGTTaactattataaaataagaaatatttaattctatCTCGTATGATACTCGAAAAATCATGTACGAcacgtaatacatgttaatGAGGAgactgtattttttttaatcaagtaaataaaaaactCGTTCTAATCGTCATATTATTAGTcgtaaaatagtttttttttttttttttttgtgattggcTAACGTCATATTGGTTCTTAATATAGCTCCTTTTTTGTGATTGTTTAACTACATATTGGTTAAAATTTAGTAGAAGGAAATTGTAAATTTTAGTAGAAAGAAAGTAGAATAAGAGAtattattggtctaaaatttaagaaaaaattctGATTGGTTCTAAAATAACTCTCTTTTCTGATTGGTTCTTAAAATAGCTCCTCTTTTGTGATTGGTTAACTACATATTGGTTAAAATTTAGTAGAAGGAAAGTTGAATAAGGATTAtcattggtctaaaatttaggaatagttttttgattggctcctaaaATAGCTCCTCTTttgtgattggttaactgcatattgGTTAAAATTTAGTAGAAGGAAAGTTGAATAAGGATtattattggtctaaaatttaggaatagcttctgattggtcctaaaataattcctcttttctgattggttaactggatAGTTTGGTAGACTcaagtattataatataggattttttttttttttggtgattGGCTAACGTCATATTGGTTCTTAATATAGCTCCTTTTTTGTGATTGTTTAACTACATATTGGTTAAAATTTAGTAGAAGGAAATTGTAAATTTTAGTAGAAAGAAAGTAGAATAAGAGAtattattggtctaaaatttaagaaaaaattctGATTGGTTCTAAAATAACtcttttttctgattggttctTAAAATAGCTCCTCTTTTGTGATTGGTTAACTACATGTTGGTTAAAATTTAGTAGAAGGAAAGTTGAATAAGGATTAtcattggtctaaaatttaggaatagttttttgattggctcctaaaATAGCTCCTCTTttgtgattggttaactgcatattgGTTAAAATTTAGTAGAAGGAAAGTTGAATAAGGATtattattggtctaaaatttaggaatagcttctgattggtcctaaaataattcctcttttctgattggttaactggatAGTGTGGTAGACTcaagtattataatataggatttttttttttttttttgtgattggcTAACGTCATATTGGTTCTTAATATAGCTCCTTTTTTGTGATTGTTTAACTACATATATTGGTTAAAATTTAGTAGAAGGAAATTGTAAATTTTAGTAGAAAGAAAGTAGAATAAGAGAtattattggtctaaaatttaagaaaaaattctGATTGGTTCTAAAATAACTCTCTTTTCTGATTGGTTCTTAAAATAGCTCCTCTTTTGTGATTGGTTAACTACATATTGGTTAAAATTTAGTAGAAGGAAAGTTGAATAAGGATTAtcattggtctaaaatttaggaatagttttttgattggctcctaaaATAGCTCCTATTttgtgattggttaactgcatattgGTTAAAATTTAGTAGAAAGAAAGTTGAATAAGGATtattattggtctaaaatttaagaatagcttctgattggtcctaaaataattcctcttttctgattggttaactggatAGTGTGGTAGACTcaagtattataatataggattTGCTATAGGTGGTTTGATTATGTATATGAGAAATCTGTTATTTTTTGGTTAATATTTCACTATAGATTTGAACTTTGAAGGATTGCACTGATCCTATGGGAAGGGCTACTACTACAACAGGGGGTTTCTTGGAGCCAATTAAATAGGTTGAAAATACTTATTTGCCCATAACTAATCCTGGCTGAATTACCTGCTTATCCCTTACTGCTACGCCTGTAGGCTGTCCCCTGGTTTTGAGGTTTTTTACGGAGAATTACTAAGGTCGTGTATTATTGTGACAGAGGACGTAGATGAGGCGAGGCGCGGCGCCTGGCTAAATAACTACGTAATGCTAGGCGTGCCTGAGGTGAGCACGTAAAATCACCGTTACTATCCTTGTTGCCTTTTCATTCTTAATATGTTTTACATACCTTGGTGTTGTTGCAGGGATAGCTTTTGGctttaaaatcttttaaaacttttatgccTGCCTGATATgttttacatattttaatatttttggttgTAAGTCAAATCCTAGGTGCCTTTCTTGTTCCAAATCCCTAATTTTAAGCTACTAATGACAGGTGAGGATGGAGTAAAAGAGTTGCAACGCAAGAGGTGCTCAATGACAACCGGTATTTCATATATAGAAAGAACCAGGAAAGCTGCAAAATTAAGATGAAAGTGGTACAGAAAGTGAAAGTAATTTTCTTAAACATAATTTTGACATGACGTGCTTTCTGAATTCTTCTATTTCTTCTTGGTTTATCTTTATTAAGTTTgactttatattttaatttactatGAGATCTGCAGACTATTTGGTTCTTACTTTCTAATGTTTTACCTTTTATCTTATTACAAGATTTTATCATATGAAGTTTATTTCATTATGTGAAGAAGGAATGGTTTTATTCCTTTTTACAATATTTATTACTTTAGACATAATGGTCCGGTTAAAGTCTTCACCCACAATTTTACAGGGATGTATGTGATGACTTGTAaagcttttttatttattgagaTATATGTTATTAGTCTAGGTAAGCTAACTTGAAGTGATTGTGATTTTATCTTTTCTCTGATTTGCTCTGCTCCCTTATGATATTGCTGCTATATTGTTTTTGTGATGGTACTGATTCCCTAGAATGCTAGATGttattactattttattatatatcaatgtattgtatatatatatatatatatatatatatatatatatatatatatgctcacTTTTATCGAATCGTTGCAGCTTTGGTTTTGGTGTCCAAATGAGTGGTCATAGAGTATCATTTGCTGAGAATTAAAGGGTGCTGATATGCACAAAGAACTCTTAGATTAGTTCTGAGTTTTATTTTGTCATAATGTGTGAAAACTCCCATAATTTAATGTTTCATTTTGATTATCTTTTCCGGAAGCCCCTTAACTAGATTTGTTCTTTATATTTATTAACTGGATGAACAATCTATATGACCATCTCAAATCCTATCTGGAAATATTGTAAAAGTATACACCGCCGCAGTTACTAAACCTCCGACTAGCATCTCACTCTTGGTCTTTTCTTTGTATTAAGccatttgatgttatattagtaTTCGTTTTAGAATTTTAGATAGCCTAAAAAACATGTAGATGCATTTTGCATCCTAAACTCACTTGGAAGAAAAACTCccctataaataattattacgtgctcatgtaataaatattataaggcCCTTGTCGAGAATTATTTGAGCAAAATATTTATGAGTTATACTGGGTTGTAGTTCCTTAATAAGCAACAAAAATTGACACGCTTTGAGAAGTTGTGTTTACTATCTTATAGTAATTCATAATATGTTGTATAAGTTGGTGACAAACGTTGGACTTGCGCTATTTATGCTATTTATTAAGTATTGTTGGCATGTAAAGTGATTTTTCATTGTCAACTGCAGGATATGGAATCCAAGTGATTACATTTTGCACAGCAGAGGTCAAGGGCTCTCCGTATCCTGTCTGCATATGACACAGTCTCTTCTGTGACACTACGTCAGCTTGGATCTTCTCTCGACTCCGGGCCGCTTAAGGTCAGATTGTAGGACTACATGTTCTGTTATtcttcaatataataataataaattatattctttATCAGCTGAAAAATAAATAGTCGACCTTTATCATTATGTTCAACTTTTTCCAAAGCCTACAATAGTTATTCATGGACTTAAGCCTGGCTAATACCCCCCTTCTCTTGGTAATATGAGATTAAGCCCTCAAGGCTCAATGAGTTGTGGGATTGTCAGTATTTAAGTATCTGATAATGgtcattcaaaaaatataaaataattgataTCTTCAAAAAGCTTTTTCAACTTCATGTCTCTTGGATTTATAAAGATAGGTTGTGGATAAATGCAACAATTCTGTATCTAGCTACTCTTGTCATTTTTATGTCTGGTACCCTGGTGTAATACTTCAGTTGTCTTTAAAACAATGGGTTTTCTCCGTTATTCATATTGTCTGGTGTGACGTGTCAACTGTCTTTATAACCGCGGTTGTAATTTATCCTTCATACGTATATTATGTGTCAAATTCAAATAGATGCATGCATGATTAATTATTGCATCTATATTTGTATTTTCTAACTTGGTGATCAACGCTTAAAGTAgaaatatatgcatgtatagtTCAGAGCCGGAAGGTAATTCAGATCGAGTCAGAATTGAGTATTATCCCTCTGGTAGTCCAGGCTTAATATTATAGAGCAGTAAACAAGTGTCTTCTAAATAATAAGGATCTATCAGAATTTTTAAACCATAGTTGTGATCCTGAAAGTTGAAATGATGAGtgttctttttcattttattttcttccttAGATCGTTACTCATGTGATAAGTGATTGCATGATGAATATATCATTGAACTTATTATTAGGTCCTTTTATTTTCATAGAGCCATTTCCCGATATTATGTTTTTCAGGATCGTACTTGCTCTCTCAAGAAGGTGGCCCTCACAATCGGACTGGTGGTTTAGGTATATCGATCCACAATCCCGAAGGGCACATGTTAGAAGGTGCAGTTGGACGAATGTTTATTATGGCGAGCACCGTTCAGGTTTTCACCCAAAACTTGTCATCATCCTCGTCCTCCTTTCAATCATCTCTATGTATATGCATGTGGTGTGTTTTCATAAAGTTTACGAATTTTAAGCTTGAAACAGTACATGATGATGTATAATCACTTGTTCGTCATTGCAACTTTATATATGATGACAGGAAGGCAAAGAATAGTTCGGATGCAGAAACCAAAGCCGGCAATAATTCTGTTGTTCAACCCACGGAAAAATCATCTGCTGCAGTGCAGGGCTTGCAGGCCTTGTTATAGTGTCCCCATTCGGAAACGTCTATAGGACTGTCCTTGAACAAGAATTGATTTAAACTTAGTTCTCCAACGTAATATTTCGCAAATAGTTTCTTTTACGGATTAATTCTAGATATGATATCCACGgtcttattattaaattattgtatTGAATAATGTGTACTCTCTTTTATGAAGTCAAATAATTCCTTTGTTCAGCaagtttatgtttaattttatttctcgATAATTTTTTCTGAAAGTAAATAAAGTGACTATGTTTTTGAACTTGGTGcaacatatatcatatatgtcatTTTCCAAAATAGCATATAAATCTACAAGAAATGAAATTAGAGTAtacccgtgccttgcacgggctataaagctAGTTATTGTCTAACCCGCCAATTAGCAACTTTTTCCAACgaatatgaaaatgaaaaaaaaggtGATATAGATTTCAGCAGTAGTTTTCCACTGATTGAAAATTTTGCTTCCCATAAATTTAATTGaggaaaattttcatttattaattacaaattttatccaataaatttaaaattaagattgATTATACTGGCCATTATGAGATATATCGTGgctttgtttttttaaatgttttactCGCTCCTTTCTGGCTATTACATTCAAGGTGCTCGTCTTTCTGGCTTCTGCAGTTATATTACTAGCTTGGGTTGTGAGAGGGTTAATAGTGCAAGAATCTGCAATTTTAAGGGCTGTTATGTAAAGGTCTGCTTTTCATTCACATTGGCCTTTTTGGCATTGTGGGAATATGAGGGATTCAGGAGTGATTATACTGGGTAACTTTCGGTGGTTTGGTTTTTAATTTGCGGAGTTATAAGATCTTTTCGGTGGAATTGCCaatttatcaatatattattcttttgataattaaatacACTCACGTATCCATCCTACTtgtcattttatttttgataatatttgaactctcaatttttttttataattaaacacACTCAAGCACCCgtcttgtttttgacaagatTCGAACTCTCAACCTCCTGACAATCTTATTTTTGACTCTCACactcttttgataattaaacacACTCACGTACCCGTCTTTATCTTTGACAAGATTCGAACTCTCAACCTCTTCGCAGGTTGTGTTCTAAACTTTTTGTTCTCAAGCCGGATATTTTGACCGTTTAGTTCATTTTCTTAGAGGTCCTGACTGACTAATCCTTGCCAAGTGAAATCATAATACCAATTTAGCCCATACTTTGTAAGAACTCCGATTTTAACTACAGAGCTCTCTCATTAATTTTAGGTTCTATTTTAATGTTATTTAACTGAGATTAATATTGCTGGCAGTGAATACAAACTGCAAAAAATGATCACTGTTTTTTGCGGGTTGTAAATGCTGGAGATGCCAACTGATATAggataaattcaaaatcaaaacaGTATAACTGCAACAGATGAAGCCTTAAAATTAATCCACTAATATTGTTCCCATTTCTCAACGTTCTACAATTTTACCAGGATACCGGAAATGAGAAGACGACTATTTACAGATTATTTTCATATGAAACGCCAAGTAGTTAACAGCTTTATATATACATTGGTGTATAAGCTTGTCAATGTGAACCAATTCATATAACATAGGGGTATAAGGTTGTTTACTTTGCCAGAGAGGGTGAAATGCCAGATTCGCCACAAAAAGCTTCTGGCTCAAACGATCTCGCTGACTCTTCACTATAAACTCCACGTACAGCTCTACCACCTGCTTGGTCGGATGATACATAGGTCTCTTTTGGGCTGCCTTCAGTGTTGACAAAGAGAATGATACACATAAACAAGGACAACCCAAGACCCACCAGAGTGTTCTTTAATCTGCTGAGAACTGGCTTCACCTGTAGCCAAGTGAGAAGATAAGTCCCCTGATATGCTAGATATGGAAATTTGGAATACTAATTGACCATAGTATGATATTTTCTACTACATTCCTAGTTGAGAAACATAGAGTTAGATCTTTCACAAGAGAATATACAAATCAAACCCAAACCAAGGTTACGTACATAATTTCAAGATCAACGGATGCAAACTTTCTGCCTTCTTGGATGATTGATAAAACTCAAgaaaatctaatattttaatatttgtgctTACTTATATCACATGTTTTTACTTTATATAGCCAGACCAGAGTACTTACAGAAAATGAACCTAGAAGTCGATCACGTGCTAAAACTTCAGGAGTCTTCACCCATATCTGCAAAAAATAGTTCAATATAAATCAGATTGTTGAACAGACGTCATTTTTTTATGCAAGTGCTAGGCGATTCAACATTAGTCCATGAGATTGTACAGCTTCAACCTAACGATGAAGGAACTCACATAAACTAGACTTTTGTTGCACAATAACTGAACAAAAAAGATCGACCAGCATGTACTAATGTATGTTAGGAAAAACACGAGATTCAACTTCTAATGCAAAGCACACACACAACTATATATTTGACGCGGAAAACcaacgtcccaacttgtattattaatcaaaaccgttatcaataatacaatcaaaccaacttggatactcaagcctactacTCAAGTATCCGCCCGCAAACGATACCTAAGTCTCATTCTTGAGCACACCTAttaaacacaatatgactatgtatatatagccatctcaaactagaaaaatcagaatctaattctaaaacagctacacatagtcctaatccaattctgatttccaactcaaatcagaatccaattccaactagGTCTTCAATCTTTGTGACCAAGACAtatcttataataattgtctaaacataaaattattatccttatatattttggatcaccaaagtccGTGTTACCTTGTAATGGGTTGATACCTAACAATCCTCCCCTTCAGCCCAATACAATTTCATAACTGAATCAACAGTCACGACCAAGACACGGACGTCCATCCGCCAATGCCTCCCCTCGAACAAGAATCTCCCTTTCTCATTCTTCCAAACTTTGAGTATCACCAAATTTCACTTTAATGAACTCCTAACCACCGCTCTTTATCAAAACGGTATATCCATCTACAAAATCACGTGCATCAGCCACGAGTGCTCTTCCATCCATGAGTCACCCGATCCTTGCTTTCACAATCCTATGGCCTCTAGAATAACCATCCAATCTTCTTCCATATTGAGTCCATCATGATTGATCCACGGTGCAAGTCAACCGTCATACCGAACGTAACTTTGTCTCTTCCTGCTAACAAAATTCACCATACTCTGCATTCTCGATCGAATCCCGAATTTATCCTCAACCCCATCAATCACAATcctaacctggctctgataccacgtgTTAGGAAAAACACGAGATTCAACTTCTAATGCAAAGCACACacaaaacaatatatttgacgCAGAAAACcaacgtcccaacttgtattattaatcaaaactgttatcaataatacaatcaaaccaacttggatactcaagcctactacTCAAGTATCCGCCCGCAAACGATACCTAAGTCTGcatcttgagcacacctatcaaacacaatatgactatgtatatatagccatctcaaactagacaaatcagaatctaattctaaAACAGCTACACATAGTCCTAATCCAATTTTGATTTccaactcaaatcagaatccaattccaactagGTTTTCTATCTTTATGACTAAGACAtatcttataataattgtcttaacataaaattattatccttatatattttggatcaccaaagtccatgttaccttgtaatgggctgatacctaacaaTGTACTGATATGTTGACAGATGAGCTGGAACATTTGATAAAACCACAGAAAGAATTACTTATGACAGTATTCATGTACTCTAATTCGCAAAATTTTAGCAGTTCTAGTCGACAATCTTGCAGGGTAAGAGGATTAACTTAAAAATACCTCTAGcattctaaaatttaataattctaGTTCTAGCGCTCTATGTATCTATAAGACCTAATTTCTGCTCATTTGCACCTCTAGTATAACAATTTATAGAAGCTAAACCTTTCTAACTAACAAACAAGCTAGCTTCACTAGTTTCGTgaattttgaaacttttttcaCACGCGTGTCTGAATTTCTATTCTTATGATTTATCGACTTGAGGAGCAAAACTGCGATACCTCTCAGATCAACACAGATAAACTGCATAAACAATTTAACCAGAGACGCACATACATGATCTGATCAAGTCAATATTAATGTCAACATATCAGACTAGACTCCCCTAAACATCTACAATTAAGCATTTGATAACAATTTAACCCGAAAGCGAAAAATCGAGAGTACCTGACCATCATACCACCCAGTCTCCTCATCTGAAAACAAAAAACCATCCTTCAATTCAAGAAATAACCACAAAAACAGAACATATAGCTAACAGTAAATAATTTTAGCAGCATTACATTCAACAGTGGCACTGAGCAAGCGATTACCCACATAAGCCCAACCCAAATACATCCTCACAACAACAAAAGTAGCCACAAAAACCCCAGCAGCCACAGCACCCACCACTCTCTTCACCGGGTCCAAACCAATCCCAGCCGACCCATACCAAGAAACAGGCAGCCCAACAAAAAGAGCAAAAGAAAGCCCAGTCCCAAACACCCTGGAAGAGAACTCAGCAAGATCACCAGAGGCCCATGAATAAGGCTGAGAAGTAGATAAAGACTGGTACTCATTCACAGGCTGCTGATCAAGCGGAACAGGGCACTCTGTTTCCGGGGAGTTGTAGTTTGAGTTCTCGTATGAGGAGTAAGAGGGTAGTTTGGGAATGTTTTTTCTTGGGAGAGATGGAGAGATTGgggagagattgggagagaagatggggggagagagagaggtgaaGAGGGGAGGACATAAGGTTGGTTTTAGTGAAAGGAGTGAAGATGTTGCCATTTTTCTGTGCTCTAGATATTTTGGTCATGGCTCTCATTATAAGCGGACAGTGTTGTTAacttgtttttctttcttttgagtACACGTATGGGCTATGGCCAATTGCGAACTGCACgactttattttatatactactccctcggttttatagtttttaaaataactttggcacatattttaaattcagttcataatttattttgtgatttttatttttatatcagtatttaaatattaaaaatattatttagaaagaaaaataattagtgaaattatattttatagaagacTTCAAATGTATATTAAAAACTCCGTCCGAATATAAACAACCTTAGGAGACGTAAGAAATTGAAATCCTTAAttagaaattaatatatattttaaactttatgtaaattttttattaaatattattattctcTATACCCAAAATTGTccatttataacaaaaattcaCATAttcaattatcatattaaactaatattttaatacCAAGAGATCCCCTTACATATTTACTTAAAATGATCAGATGAAACATAATCAACtttttataattcataatttgaatatatatttacttaAAATGATTAGAACATACATGATCAACtttttataattcataatttaaacttaaaatGATCAGATGAAACATAATCAACtttttataattcataatttgaaCATATATTTACTTAAAATGATTAGAACATACATGATCAACtttttataattcataatttaaacgTATACGGAAGTTAAAACTTGAACTTCGGACAAAAGCTCATGGGTTCAGTAGACAACTCTCTCGAATATCGACTTAAATTAAATCAGTTCACTCCAATAACtcaaaattattgttatttatcgTGATTATGTAACGAAATAACATATATTCATGAATCAACCAACAACTAACAATCAacctaatattattaattattaattattaatataataaatggtCATGCTAAAACACACTAACTCATGCAAGCATAAAGTTGCATTCACCACAGCACTTGTAATGAAGCTTTCTAAAAACTAATCAGACACTTTTGGCATTTTCCTAATTTTTCAACTACAACTCAAAAATGAATTTAAACCACAACATACACAAACAGCCTCTACATAGTACATATACTGATATACATCTTCTTCCTCTCCACATGATTACAATTCACAAAAACGAAAGACTACTCGGaataaaattaagaacaaaGATATATCTATTTCTACGgaaattataatacaatatagaGCACAAA
Protein-coding regions in this window:
- the LOC108205631 gene encoding uncharacterized protein ycf36, whose product is MATSSLLSLKPTLCPPLFTSLSPPIFSPNLSPISPSLPRKNIPKLPSYSSYENSNYNSPETECPVPLDQQPVNEYQSLSTSQPYSWASGDLAEFSSRVFGTGLSFALFVGLPVSWYGSAGIGLDPVKRVVGAVAAGVFVATFVVVRMYLGWAYVGNRLLSATVEYEETGWYDGQIWVKTPEVLARDRLLGSFSVKPVLSRLKNTLVGLGLSLFMCIILFVNTEGSPKETYVSSDQAGGRAVRGVYSEESARSFEPEAFCGESGISPSLAK